The DNA sequence TCAATATCGGAAAACTGATTGGCTACCGCATTGCGCGAACGCACCAATTGGTTATACACCATAACCACGAATACCGGCACGCCGATTAACACCGCCAGAAAAAATACGGAAATGACAAACCACGTCATAACTATCTCCTTGAAGACATCATCTAAGAAACCAATTCCTTGATTGGCACAGGGGGCAAGAGCAATTGCTCCTGCGATTGAAAAGCAAAACAACGCGCCAGCAAGCAATCGGGGAAGACCTGCAAAGCATCATTATAATCATTCACGGCATCATTAAAATACTGGCGCGCAAATGCCACGCGATTCTCCGTGCTGCGCAATTCCTCTTGCAAACGCAGCATCTGTTCGTCGGCTTTAAGCGCGGGATAGGCCTCGGCACGTAGGAAAAAATGCCCCAAAGCCGCCGCCATTTGCTGCCCCTGCACTGCCGTCAAAGGTTCTCGAAGGGCTACCGCACGCGCTTGGCTGACCGCTTCCAGCACCGCTTGCTCATGCTGCATATAACGCTGCGCCACTTTAAGCAGATTAGGGATTAATTCATAGCGTCTGCTTAATTGCACCTCAATTTGGGCGCGGGCATTGGCAATCTCATTGCGCTTTTTGACTAAGCGGTTGAACACCCACACCGCCCATAATAAGAATGCCGTCAATACCGCCAAAGCAATGCCCATCGCCAATCCTTTATCTGTATGAAATATCTCAATCATAGCAAAATGCTAGTCAATTAACAGCAGACAAAATAAAAAAATTCCCCTATAATCCGCGCCGAGTTCGCTAGACAATCGCCGGCATCAGCCGGAGGAAAGTCCGGGCTCCATAGGGCAGAATGCTGGGTAACGCCCAGGCAGTGCGAACTGACGGAAAGTGCCACAGAAAATATACCGCCTCTTTGAGGTAAGGGTGAAATGGTGCGGTAAGAGCGCACCGCGCTTTTGGCAACAAAAGTGGCAGGGCAAACCCCATTCGGAGCAAGATCAAATAGGAAACCTTTGCGGCTGCCCGTCGCGGTTTCGGGTAGATCGCTACAGGCGGTGAGTAATCAGCGTCGCAGAGGAATGATTGTCCACGACAGAACCCGGCTTATCGGCGAACTCTTTTTCTTTCAATGCCCTTGTAGCTTAATGGATAAAGCAGTCCCCTCCTAAGGGAAAGAGTGCCAGTTCGACTCTGGCCTCGGGCGCCAATTTATCCGACGCCTGATATACGCTATTTTTGCTATCCGTAGCATATCAAAAATAAGACGACAATCTTCCTGCTAATTAAACGACTCAAAGCACAGGTTTCATCTATCTGCAAAAAGCGCTACGGTATTGGCACCACTTGCCATACTGCGTGCAATTCCTTGCCCGTATTGCTTTTTATAGTTGATTCATGGCAAAATTAATCATTTTTCAATCGGGTAGGTCGGATACTTGTATCCGACATTACTTAAAATATCAATTTGTCGGATTAAAGAATCCGATCTACTTCTTTACAAATTAGTAGATTAGGAATTTATACCCAATACAATTTGTCATGGCGTATGCCTTCAGGCATGAACGCCTAAACTAAGGTTAAAAATATAATGTTCGTATTTGACATGAATTGGCTATACTTCTCAACCTAGGGAATATTTTCATAAGTAATTTAATTTATTGTCAAATTTTAACTTCAAACTCTCTCATCATAATCAGCTGTATTAACAAAGACTAAAGCAGTAACAAATTTTCATATTGAAACTTGTAAATTAAAAGAAGGGTGAAAGAACTTTACTTTATCCTTATTTATTATAAAGTAACCACGCTCATGGAGCGATTTACTAATTCATTCAGGAAGGGAAACAATGAAAAAACTATCCTTAGCGCTTTTACAAAGCCTATTAGTGACCGGTCCTAGTTTTGCTGCTGATGAAGGCACCCATTGGGGCTATACAGGACACGAATCTCCCGAAAAATGGGGCGAACTTTCTCCAAATTATGCCCTATGCTCAAGCGGTAAAAACCAATCGCCCATCGATGTGGTCGATACTATCAGCGGCGAACTGCCTGCTTTAAATTTGGATTACAAGGCGGTAAAAGCAGAAATCGTGAATAATGGCCATACCATTCAAGTAAATTTCAAAGATGATGCCAATAAACTCTCGCTAAATGGAAATACTTTCACGCTTAAACAATTCCATTTCCATACGCCAAGCGAAAACCGCATTCAAGGCAAATCTTTCCCATTAGAAGTGCATTTCGTACATGCAGACAGCAATAACAATCTTGCCGTATTAGGTTTGCTATATGAAGTCGGCGCGGAAAATGCACAACTTTCTCCCGTGTGGGCGGCTATGCCTAAAGAAGCCGGTCAACCGATTGCTTTAAAAGTGCAAATCAATCCTGCCGAAATGTTGCCTGAAGCTTTAGATTACTACCGTTTCAACGGTTCCTTAACAATACCTCCTTGCAGCGAAGGCGTTAACTGGTTATTGTTGAAAAACACTGTCAGTGCTAGCGAAGCGCAAGTAAAAGCTATTGAAGCGATTATGGGCAATAACAGCCGTCCGCCGCAAGCAGTAAATGCGCGTGTTATTTTAGAATAATAGATAAGCTAATGCTTAGTACTCTGCAAATATTTCTATATTTACAGACAAAATAAAGGCAGATTATTCTGCCTTTATTTTTTACTAAATTAGCATTTAATGTCCTTGGGTTTAAAATTCATTTTTTTATTTCCGGAAAATTAACCTGCAAAGAAAAAGGCGCATCATCCCAATATTTTAATTCTTCTTGCAAATCCGCCACACTTAAAGGATGTTTTTGCAAATATTGCTCTGAAAAACTCAAACTCAATATTTTATCTTTCAATTTAACTGTTGGCCAATCCGATTCTGCCAAAGGCACACGCGAGCGGTATAGCAGCACGGCTAAGCGCAATGCCAATAAATATTGCCAAATAAATTCTTGATAAGCGGGATTTAGTTCGCGAATTAATTTAGCAGGCAATTTCTTACGCTGTCCGCGTAGCAGAATCGCCATCATTTTTTGCATGACTTGAGAAAAGCCCGGCATATCCGCATGCTCCATGAGATAAGCGCCGTGTTGATGCTGTTTGCCGCGCGCAACTGCCAAGCCGATTTCGTGCAATTGGGCGGCAAAGCCTAATAGCGGTGCAAATCGCAGCGGAGCTTCTTGCGCCATGGCGGCATTAATATGCTGTGCCATTTTTGCCACGCGTTCCGCTTGTAGCGTATCAACCGTAAAACGATGCTGCATGGCGGCAACGGTAAGCTCCCGTTCATCATGACTGTCGTCTTCATCACGTCCCATTAAGTCTAGCAAGACGCCTTCGCGCAGAGCCGCTTGGCTGACAAAAGCCGATTCAATGTGCAAGATGTCGCAGAGCCCTGCCAAAATACACACGCCGCCGGTAAAACCGAAAGCACGCGCAGGATCGATTTCCAAACGTTCCGCCAATTTATCCGCATGCCCGATTTCCAGTAGCACTTCCAGTAAGCGATGCAAACCTTGCTGCGTAATTCCCTGATTACTGATACCCAATTTTTGCAGAACTTTTTCCGTGCTTTTAGCCGTGCCCGAGCTCATGACTGCGCGCTGATATTCATGCATACTTAATTCTTTTACATGCGGTTCAATTGTCACAGCGACATGCGACAAGGCTTTTTTAATCCCTGTTTTGGTAATTTTGCCGCGCGGGAAAAATTTATTTGCCATATTGGCACAGCCGATTTTCATCGAACGCAAGACTTTCGGCGTTTCGCCTTCACCGATAATAACTTCCGTCGAACCGCCGCCTACATCAATGACCAATGTGACGTCTTTAAAGAAGTTATGCTCGCTGATGCCAAGATAAATCAATCGCGCTTCTTCATTGCCGCTGATGATTTCAATATCCGCGCCAAGAGCTTTTTCTGCTTTACGCAGAAATTCTTCGCCGTTTTTTGCCACGCGCATGGTATTGGTTCCCACCGCACGCACTTGATCACGCGGAATATGTTCAATACGCTGACGCATTTCCCCTAAGGCGGTCAAAGCGCGTTTGATGGAAGCGTCATCAAGCATATTGTCTTTGCCCAAACCTTCCCCCAATCGCACCATATGCTTGATTTTGTCTACTTCTTGAATGCCGCTGGCGGTCACTTGCACCACAATAAGATGAAAACTGTTCGAGCCTAAATCTAAGGCGGCATAATAAGAAGATTGTTTGTGCATCATCAGTCCTAAGCTTATTCAACGATGGCAATCATACCCACAAACGGTCGCCAATGAAACCAATTGCTCTGTCTGATTGCATAATAATGCGAAATGCTGCCGTCTAAATACAGGGCTTGCCGACAACCGAAAGACAGCATCGCCTCGCTCATGCGATAAAAACTCGGCCATTCGCTATCCTGCCGCACAGCAGTGCTGATAATAAAATACAGCTCTCCCGCTTCATTGATACAGGCGGCATTGCGTTTGTAAGGAGAAGACAAATCTTTAATAAAACGCGAGTTGATTGTTCC is a window from the Suttonella indologenes genome containing:
- a CDS encoding LemA family protein; this encodes MIEIFHTDKGLAMGIALAVLTAFLLWAVWVFNRLVKKRNEIANARAQIEVQLSRRYELIPNLLKVAQRYMQHEQAVLEAVSQARAVALREPLTAVQGQQMAAALGHFFLRAEAYPALKADEQMLRLQEELRSTENRVAFARQYFNDAVNDYNDALQVFPDCLLARCFAFQSQEQLLLPPVPIKELVS
- a CDS encoding carbonic anhydrase translates to MKKLSLALLQSLLVTGPSFAADEGTHWGYTGHESPEKWGELSPNYALCSSGKNQSPIDVVDTISGELPALNLDYKAVKAEIVNNGHTIQVNFKDDANKLSLNGNTFTLKQFHFHTPSENRIQGKSFPLEVHFVHADSNNNLAVLGLLYEVGAENAQLSPVWAAMPKEAGQPIALKVQINPAEMLPEALDYYRFNGSLTIPPCSEGVNWLLLKNTVSASEAQVKAIEAIMGNNSRPPQAVNARVILE
- a CDS encoding Ppx/GppA phosphatase family protein gives rise to the protein MHKQSSYYAALDLGSNSFHLIVVQVTASGIQEVDKIKHMVRLGEGLGKDNMLDDASIKRALTALGEMRQRIEHIPRDQVRAVGTNTMRVAKNGEEFLRKAEKALGADIEIISGNEEARLIYLGISEHNFFKDVTLVIDVGGGSTEVIIGEGETPKVLRSMKIGCANMANKFFPRGKITKTGIKKALSHVAVTIEPHVKELSMHEYQRAVMSSGTAKSTEKVLQKLGISNQGITQQGLHRLLEVLLEIGHADKLAERLEIDPARAFGFTGGVCILAGLCDILHIESAFVSQAALREGVLLDLMGRDEDDSHDERELTVAAMQHRFTVDTLQAERVAKMAQHINAAMAQEAPLRFAPLLGFAAQLHEIGLAVARGKQHQHGAYLMEHADMPGFSQVMQKMMAILLRGQRKKLPAKLIRELNPAYQEFIWQYLLALRLAVLLYRSRVPLAESDWPTVKLKDKILSLSFSEQYLQKHPLSVADLQEELKYWDDAPFSLQVNFPEIKK